Proteins encoded in a region of the Aythya fuligula isolate bAytFul2 chromosome 13, bAytFul2.pri, whole genome shotgun sequence genome:
- the IDS gene encoding iduronate 2-sulfatase — MNVLFIVVDDLRPVLGCYGDKLVKSPNIDQLASQSVVFNNVYAQQAVCAPSRVSFLTGRRPDTTRLYDFYSYWRVHAGNYSTMPQYFKENGYMTMSVGKVFHPGVSSNYHDDYPYSWSIPPFHPSTEKYENDKTCRGKDGRLYANLVCPVDVTEMPGGTLPDIQSTEEAIRLLNVMKTQKQKFFLAVGYHKPHIPLRYPQEFLKLYPLENITLAPDPWVPKKLPSVAYNPWMDIRQRDDVKALNVSFPYGPLPDDFQRQIRQSYYAAVSYLDMQVGRLLNALDDVGLSSSTMVVFTADHGWSLGEHGEWAKYSNFDVATRVPLMFYVPGMTSAAASQQGRIFPYLDPFSRNLGLVPQGQSKKVVELVSLFSTLAELAGLQVPPACPKTSFHVALCTEGASIVHYFNSSEEKVEMEDGCEDNNRCHTEEPVAFSQYPRPSDTPQWNSDKPKLKDIRIMGYSMRTIDYRYTVWVQFNPNNFSADFEDVHAGELYVVETDPNQDYNIYNNTLHGHLFKKLLGFFKH; from the exons CAAGCTGTGTGCGCTCCAAGTAGAGTGTCATTTCTTACTGGACGCAGGCCTGATACTACCCGACTGTATGATTTCTACTCCTACTGGAGAGTACATGCAGGAAACTATTCCACAATGCCCCAGTATTTCAAGGAGAATGGCTACATGACCATGTCTGTAGGGAAAGTTTTTCATCCTG GGGTTTCATCCAATTACCATGATGACTATCCATATAGCTGGTCCATTCCACCCTTTCATCCTtctactgaaaaatatgaaaatgataaG ACTTGCAGGGGAAAAGATGGAAGACTTTATGCAAACTTGGTGTGCCCAGTCGATGTGACAGAAATGCCTGGTGGTACTCTGCCTGATATTCAAAGCACCGAAGAGGCCATACGCTTACTGAATGTTATGAAAACCCAGAAGCAAAAATTCTTCCTGGCTGTTGGTTACCACAAACCACATATCCCATTGAGGTACCCGCAG GAATTTCTGAAGTTGTACCCTTTGGAAAACATCACATTAGCCCCAGATCCCTGGGTGCCTAAGAAGCTACCTTCTGTGGCATACAACCCCTGGATGGATATCAGACAGAGAGATGATGTGAAAGCATTAAATGTTAGTTTCCCTTATGGACCACTTCCAGATGACTTCCAG CGTCAGATTCGTCAGAGCTATTACGCAGCAGTTTCTTACCTGGATATGCAAGTTGGCCGGCTCCTGAATGCTTTGGATGATGTAGGACTCTCAAGTAGTACAATGGTAGTTTTTACTGCTGATCATG GATGGTCCCTTGGAGAACATGGTGAATGGGCAAAATACAGCAATTTCGATGTTGCTACCCGTGTGCCACTGATGTTTTATGTACCAGGAATGACATCTGCTGCTGCTAGCCAACAAGGGAGGATCTTCCCCTACCTTGACCCCTTTAGCCGTAATTTAGGCTTGGTGCCTCAAG GACAAAGCAAAAAAGTGGTTGAGCTTGTGTCTCTCTTTTCGACGCTTGCTGAACTAGCTGGCTTGCAAGTTCCTCCTGCATGCCCAAAGACTTCATTTCATGTTGCACTGTGCACAGAGGGGGCAAGCATTGTCCATTATTTTAACTCCTCTGAAGAGAAGGTGGAGATGGAGGATGGTTGTGAAGACAATAACAGGTGTCATACTGAAGAACCTGTTGCATTCAGCCAATATCCCCGGCCTTCAGACACTCCTCAGTGGAACTCTGACAAACCAAAGCTGAAGGACATCAGAATCATGGGCTATTCCATGCGTACAATTGACTACAGGTATACTGTATGGGTTCAGTTTAATCCTAACAATTTCAGTGCTGACTTTGAGGATGTCCATGCAGGAGAGTTGTATGTGGTAGAGACTGATCCCAACCAGGATTATAACATTTATAACAATACTTTACATGGTCATCTTTTCAAAAAACTTCTTGGCTTCTTTAAGCACTAG